Proteins found in one Cobetia sp. L2A1 genomic segment:
- a CDS encoding GGDEF domain-containing protein — MPFHDYLMPPGNLGTDSESRRFCARLNYTFVMFAIAGLACFLLFDYFEVPHAWQLLWAGRFLLIGICLLCVFLLRRNPQNPDSIVLFGALASNLFFCFGAAMIDNVIALSLWNLSFATCVLIAMPAWLVWGWRYQLASSLPLIVCYIPIFTWLSPLQLTDLVGAGGAYLMTTLCIAPALAHARSSTFQRTVMLRLALEGRNTELNRVNQQLLTQQHELEYRANHDLLTSLPNRRFGLEFFEQVLLDSTRARRCLSILFVDVDRLKHVNDSFGHAEGDHLIQLVAEGVAQAAGDQGMACRLGGDEFLVVMPGACDMASQQAATQLMRRLQERRLHEGIAFPVDISIGRVTHDPVLQSDVDVDDLIHIADDRMYRQKRARRRAMAGLSNRQA; from the coding sequence ATGCCTTTTCATGACTACCTTATGCCGCCAGGTAATCTGGGCACTGATAGTGAGTCTCGCCGGTTTTGTGCCCGACTCAATTACACCTTTGTCATGTTTGCGATTGCCGGGCTAGCCTGCTTCCTGCTCTTCGATTACTTCGAGGTGCCGCACGCCTGGCAGCTTTTATGGGCAGGACGCTTCCTATTGATCGGGATCTGTTTGCTGTGTGTTTTCTTGTTGCGACGGAATCCACAGAACCCCGATAGCATCGTGCTGTTCGGGGCGCTAGCGAGCAATCTCTTCTTCTGTTTTGGCGCTGCGATGATTGATAACGTCATCGCGCTGTCGCTTTGGAACCTGAGCTTTGCCACCTGTGTGCTGATTGCCATGCCGGCTTGGCTGGTATGGGGCTGGCGCTATCAGCTCGCCAGTAGTCTGCCCTTGATCGTGTGCTATATCCCCATCTTCACTTGGCTGAGCCCACTGCAATTGACTGATCTGGTCGGGGCGGGCGGTGCCTATCTGATGACGACGCTGTGTATCGCGCCGGCACTTGCGCATGCACGCTCCTCCACGTTTCAGCGCACGGTCATGTTGCGGCTCGCATTGGAAGGACGTAACACTGAACTGAATCGCGTCAATCAGCAGCTGCTGACGCAACAGCATGAGCTCGAGTACCGCGCTAATCATGATCTGCTCACCAGCCTGCCCAATCGTCGCTTTGGCCTCGAATTCTTCGAGCAGGTACTGCTCGACAGCACACGTGCGCGCCGATGCCTGTCGATCCTGTTTGTGGATGTCGATCGCCTCAAGCACGTCAACGATAGCTTTGGGCATGCCGAGGGCGACCATCTGATTCAGCTGGTCGCAGAAGGCGTGGCGCAGGCAGCAGGTGATCAGGGCATGGCCTGTCGTTTGGGCGGTGATGAATTTCTGGTGGTGATGCCAGGGGCCTGTGACATGGCCAGTCAGCAGGCAGCGACTCAGTTGATGCGTCGCTTGCAGGAGCGCCGCCTGCATGAGGGAATCGCCTTTCCGGTCGATATCAGCATCGGGCGTGTAACGCATGATCCCGTGCTGCAGAGCGATGTGGATGTGGATGATCTGATTCATATCGCTGATGACCGCATGTATCGCCAGAAGCGCGCACGTCGCCGCGCGATGGCTGGCCTGAGCAATCGTCAGGCCTGA